A genomic segment from Pseudomonas sessilinigenes encodes:
- a CDS encoding carbonic anhydrase — MRDIIDGFLRFQREVYPQRIELFKQLATTQNPKALFVTCSDSRVVPELLTQREPGELFVIRNAGNIVPSYGPEPGGVSATVEYAVAVLGVQDIVICGHSDCGAMGAISRCTCLDHLPAVANWLRHADAAKAINAAHEFDTPRAKLDGLVRENVIAQLANLRTHPSVALALEQGRMNLHGWVYDIEAGGIDALDGATRKFVPLADSPTTVAISARNARQM; from the coding sequence ATGCGTGACATTATCGACGGCTTTCTGCGCTTCCAGCGCGAGGTTTATCCGCAACGCATCGAGCTTTTCAAGCAGCTCGCGACGACACAGAACCCCAAGGCGTTGTTCGTCACCTGCTCGGACAGTCGTGTTGTACCTGAGCTCCTGACGCAGCGTGAGCCGGGCGAACTATTCGTTATTCGCAACGCCGGCAACATCGTGCCGTCCTACGGTCCCGAGCCGGGCGGCGTTTCGGCCACTGTCGAATATGCAGTCGCCGTGCTTGGCGTACAGGACATCGTGATTTGCGGACACTCGGACTGCGGAGCGATGGGTGCGATTTCACGCTGCACGTGCCTGGACCATCTCCCGGCGGTCGCCAACTGGCTACGCCATGCGGACGCCGCAAAAGCGATCAACGCGGCCCATGAATTCGACACGCCGCGTGCGAAGCTCGACGGCCTGGTGCGTGAGAACGTGATCGCGCAACTGGCGAACCTGCGTACGCATCCATCCGTGGCACTGGCGCTCGAGCAGGGACGCATGAATTTGCACGGCTGGGTCTACGACATCGAAGCGGGAGGCATCGATGCGCTTGATGGTGCGACGCGAAAGTTCGTACCACTTGCTGATTCGCCGACCACTGTTGCCATCTCTGCGCGAAACGCCAGGCAGATGTAG
- a CDS encoding IS3 family transposase has translation MKFRAIEALAGRYLVAPMCRLLRVSRSGFYAWQQRPPSAREMANRRLSKEIHTIHHEVNGIYGHRRIKAELAAMGHACGRHRVARLMREAGLRVRSRKRWRLVSSSHHALPIAPNHLDRQFASDRANRHWVSDMTYVRTAQGWLYLAVVLDLYSRAVVGWAMHHRMQQALVHAALEMAIARRQPKEEVLLHSDRGSQYCAYDYQALLRRHRIVPSHSRPGNCWDNAAMESFFRSLKAERVYLTRYASYHEAKIDLFDYIRFYNHRRRHSTLGYLSPMEFERRYASSNS, from the coding sequence GTGAAGTTCCGCGCCATCGAGGCGTTGGCTGGTCGCTATCTCGTAGCCCCAATGTGCCGGCTGCTGCGGGTATCCCGCAGCGGCTTCTATGCCTGGCAGCAGCGGCCACCTTCGGCGAGAGAGATGGCGAATCGGCGTCTGAGCAAGGAGATCCACACCATTCACCACGAGGTGAATGGGATCTATGGCCATCGCCGAATCAAGGCCGAGTTAGCGGCCATGGGGCATGCGTGTGGTCGACACCGGGTTGCTCGACTGATGCGCGAAGCCGGTCTGCGCGTTCGCTCGCGCAAGCGCTGGCGGCTGGTTTCCAGCAGTCATCATGCTCTGCCGATTGCCCCGAACCACCTGGATCGCCAGTTCGCCTCGGATCGCGCCAATCGGCACTGGGTCTCGGACATGACCTACGTGCGGACGGCCCAAGGTTGGCTGTATCTGGCAGTCGTGCTCGATCTCTATTCACGAGCCGTCGTCGGTTGGGCGATGCACCACCGCATGCAGCAGGCCTTGGTACACGCCGCGCTGGAGATGGCCATTGCACGCCGGCAGCCGAAAGAAGAAGTGCTGCTGCACTCGGATCGAGGCAGCCAATACTGCGCGTACGACTACCAGGCCTTACTTCGGCGACATCGAATCGTGCCCAGCCATTCACGTCCCGGGAACTGCTGGGACAACGCCGCGATGGAGAGCTTCTTCCGTTCGCTGAAGGCTGAGCGGGTGTACCTGACGCGCTATGCCAGCTACCACGAGGCGAAAATCGACCTGTTCGACTACATCCGCTTTTACAATCACCGTCGCCGCCACTCGACGCTGGGCTATCTCAGCCCGATGGAGTTTGAGCGGCGCTATGCGAGCAGTAACTCTTAA
- a CDS encoding alpha-hydroxy acid oxidase, which translates to MPIITCIEDLRRLAQRRVPRMFYDYVDGGSWSESTYHANQADFAGIKLRQRVARNIDNRSLQVHRLGIDMAMPLAIAPTGLAGMVHADGEILAARAAAAAGIRYTLSTVSICSLEDVAEATAAPFWFQLYVMRDRDFVGRLIDRAKAAGCDALVLTLDLQLSGQRHKDLKNGLSTPPRPTLANLLNLLGKPRWVAGMLGTRRRHFGNIMGHVTGVHDMRQLAEWTYQQFDPCLSWDDIQWIKQRWGGTLILKGILDVEDARLAVASGADALIVSNHGGRQLDGAPSSINMLPAIVDAVGGQAEVWIDSGIRSGQDVIKALALGAQGAMIGRAHLYGLGALGQAGVSQALQVIAREMDLTLALCGHTRIEQVDRQLLVPGSYPLP; encoded by the coding sequence ATGCCCATCATCACCTGCATCGAAGACCTGCGCCGACTGGCCCAACGCCGTGTTCCACGGATGTTCTACGACTATGTCGACGGCGGCTCCTGGAGCGAGAGCACCTACCACGCCAACCAGGCCGACTTCGCAGGCATCAAGCTGCGCCAACGGGTGGCGCGCAACATCGACAATCGCTCGTTGCAGGTACACAGGCTGGGCATCGACATGGCCATGCCCCTGGCCATCGCCCCCACTGGCCTGGCAGGCATGGTCCACGCCGATGGCGAGATTCTCGCGGCCCGGGCCGCAGCGGCAGCCGGCATCCGCTACACCCTGTCCACAGTCAGCATCTGCTCCCTGGAGGACGTGGCCGAGGCTACGGCCGCACCGTTCTGGTTCCAGTTGTACGTAATGCGCGACCGCGACTTCGTCGGCCGCCTGATCGACCGAGCCAAGGCCGCCGGTTGCGACGCACTGGTGCTGACCCTCGACCTGCAACTGAGCGGGCAACGGCACAAGGACCTGAAGAACGGCCTCAGCACCCCGCCCCGGCCGACGTTGGCCAACCTGCTGAACCTGCTGGGCAAGCCTCGCTGGGTCGCCGGCATGCTGGGCACCCGGCGTCGGCATTTCGGCAACATCATGGGCCACGTCACGGGCGTGCATGACATGCGCCAACTGGCGGAGTGGACCTACCAGCAGTTCGATCCTTGCCTGAGCTGGGACGACATCCAATGGATCAAGCAGCGCTGGGGCGGCACCCTGATTCTCAAGGGCATCCTCGACGTGGAGGACGCCCGCCTGGCAGTGGCCAGCGGCGCCGATGCGCTGATCGTCAGCAACCACGGCGGGCGCCAACTCGATGGCGCGCCGTCGAGCATCAACATGCTGCCAGCCATTGTCGACGCCGTTGGCGGCCAGGCCGAGGTCTGGATCGACAGCGGCATCCGCAGCGGCCAGGACGTGATCAAGGCCCTGGCCCTGGGCGCCCAGGGCGCGATGATCGGCCGGGCGCACCTGTATGGCCTCGGCGCCCTGGGCCAGGCCGGGGTCAGCCAGGCCTTGCAGGTCATCGCCAGGGAAATGGACCTGACCCTGGCGCTTTGTGGCCACACCCGGATCGAGCAAGTCGACCGGCAACTGCTGG
- a CDS encoding LysR substrate-binding domain-containing protein, protein MKTPNDYRLPSLDALLAFESAARLKSFEQAAESLALTGSALRKRIAGLEQLLGLGLFERQGGSLRLTADGQLYLEQVAPVLQQLLGIPQHRRTVQRKQRLILCSPPTFARQVLIPRLNEHSRAHPHIDLQIQLSAPLSNATNGQCDLEVRGDSLDAPATRRLLDEQLLPMAAPALLARFQPLQLPADFARLPLLRSPLEPWRPWLQAAGLDLPEPDQGPTLLDLGMLLEAAANAQGVVLARPSLARSWLAQGRLVILGQVSSPPSYHYILDMPAPSPAAQDLAHWLQRICRDAVAQGSAHVQG, encoded by the coding sequence ATGAAGACTCCCAACGACTACCGCCTGCCCTCCCTGGATGCGTTGCTGGCCTTCGAAAGTGCCGCCCGGCTGAAGAGCTTCGAGCAGGCGGCCGAGAGCCTGGCGTTGACGGGCAGCGCGCTGCGCAAGCGCATTGCCGGGCTTGAGCAACTGCTGGGATTGGGCCTGTTCGAGCGTCAGGGCGGTAGCTTGCGGCTTACTGCCGATGGCCAGTTGTACCTGGAACAGGTGGCACCGGTACTGCAACAGTTGCTGGGCATCCCCCAGCACCGGCGCACCGTGCAGCGCAAGCAGCGGCTGATCCTGTGCAGCCCGCCGACCTTCGCCCGCCAGGTGCTGATCCCGCGCCTCAACGAACACAGCCGGGCCCATCCCCATATCGACCTGCAGATCCAGCTTTCGGCGCCCTTGTCCAACGCCACCAATGGCCAGTGCGACCTAGAAGTCCGTGGCGATAGCCTCGACGCGCCAGCGACCCGGCGCCTGCTGGACGAACAACTGCTGCCGATGGCCGCCCCTGCCCTGCTCGCCCGCTTCCAGCCTCTGCAACTACCGGCGGACTTCGCCCGGCTGCCTCTGCTGCGCTCGCCCCTGGAACCCTGGCGCCCCTGGCTGCAGGCCGCCGGCCTGGATTTGCCGGAGCCCGACCAAGGGCCAACCCTGCTGGACCTGGGCATGCTGCTGGAGGCCGCCGCCAACGCTCAGGGCGTGGTACTGGCCCGACCGTCCCTGGCCCGCAGTTGGCTGGCCCAGGGCCGCCTGGTGATCCTCGGCCAGGTCAGCAGCCCGCCGTCCTACCACTACATCCTGGACATGCCCGCGCCCTCGCCCGCCGCCCAGGATCTGGCCCATTGGCTGCAACGCATCTGCCGCGACGCCGTGGCCCAAGGCAGCGCCCACGTCCAGGGCTGA
- a CDS encoding IS3 family transposase, with translation MTQTRRRFPESFKREAVDQVLAGTPLRHVAETLGIAESLLGKWKRQYEQQGDDAFPGNGKQRGESAELRRLRQQLAQVTMERDVLKKALAIFSQPTK, from the coding sequence ATGACTCAGACCAGACGACGTTTTCCCGAATCCTTCAAACGCGAGGCAGTAGACCAGGTACTTGCCGGCACGCCGCTTCGTCATGTAGCCGAGACGCTCGGCATCGCTGAAAGCCTGCTGGGCAAATGGAAGCGCCAGTACGAGCAGCAAGGTGACGATGCCTTTCCGGGCAACGGCAAGCAGCGTGGTGAGAGCGCGGAGTTGCGTCGTCTACGCCAGCAACTGGCTCAGGTCACCATGGAACGCGATGTTTTAAAAAAGGCGCTCGCCATCTTCTCGCAGCCCACGAAGTGA
- a CDS encoding alpha/beta fold hydrolase — MTLQKRNNVHMAGGGSETLILSHGFGCDQSMWKFLLPHFIKRFRVITYDLVGAGQSDLGSYDRDKYASLWGYAADLNELIDEYAEGPVILAGHSAGAMIGALADLQLPGRIAAHAMIGASPCYIDAASYIGGFSPDEIHSLLDTLDDNYLGWSSTMAPVLMGAPGQPALGEELINSFRRTDAQIARQFARIIFLSDHRQDIAGLQTPALIVQCCDDPVVPVAVGEYLHRVLPNSQLSVIDNIGHYPQLSAPSACSAVMDTFFTQCEFGHG; from the coding sequence ATGACCCTGCAAAAACGCAACAACGTCCACATGGCTGGCGGCGGCAGTGAAACCTTGATCCTTTCCCATGGATTCGGCTGCGACCAGTCGATGTGGAAATTCCTCCTGCCCCATTTCATCAAGCGTTTTCGGGTGATCACCTACGACCTGGTCGGGGCCGGCCAATCCGATCTGGGCAGCTATGACCGGGATAAATATGCGTCGCTCTGGGGCTACGCCGCGGATCTCAATGAGCTGATCGATGAATACGCCGAAGGGCCGGTGATCCTGGCTGGCCATTCGGCAGGAGCGATGATCGGCGCCTTGGCGGATCTCCAGCTTCCGGGACGGATCGCCGCCCATGCGATGATCGGCGCCTCGCCTTGCTACATCGATGCTGCTTCTTACATCGGCGGTTTTTCGCCAGATGAGATCCATTCATTGCTCGATACCCTCGACGACAATTACCTGGGCTGGTCCAGCACCATGGCCCCGGTGCTGATGGGCGCCCCGGGGCAACCGGCGCTTGGCGAAGAGTTGATCAACAGCTTTCGGCGCACCGATGCGCAGATTGCCAGGCAGTTCGCGCGGATCATCTTTCTGTCCGACCACCGCCAGGATATCGCCGGCCTGCAGACTCCAGCGCTCATCGTGCAATGTTGCGACGACCCGGTTGTGCCGGTTGCCGTGGGCGAGTACCTGCATCGCGTGCTCCCCAATAGCCAGCTGAGCGTGATCGACAATATCGGCCATTATCCGCAGTTGAGCGCCCCCAGCGCCTGTTCCGCAGTCATGGATACCTTCTTCACCCAATGTGAATTTGGCCATGGATGA
- a CDS encoding ATP-binding protein yields the protein MTIDEICYLLFDCNEANLLLNLIARRYEHGSMCWPANITDSRYSVEKFYFLACLFSLIDLM from the coding sequence ATGACAATCGATGAAATATGTTATTTACTTTTTGATTGTAACGAAGCTAATTTGCTTCTTAATTTAATCGCCAGACGCTACGAGCATGGCAGCATGTGCTGGCCAGCAAATATCACTGACTCGAGATACTCAGTTGAGAAATTCTATTTTTTAGCGTGCTTGTTTAGCTTGATTGATTTAATGTAA